The nucleotide sequence TTTTCCTTTCAGAGTAAAAGAAAAGGAACCGCGCCCATAACAGGAACGGTTCCTTTCGTCTTAAACTTTGTTATAGTTAGAATAACCAAATGCCCACCACTATGAAATCTTCTGCAAAAGCATTCTTTCAAACTCCTCTGGCTTAACCGCTTTTGAAAAAAGGTAGCCTTGTCCAATACTACACCCATTCTCGGCTAACACTTTCAATTGGTGTTCATGTTCTATTCCTTCTGCTACAATATCAAGATTTAGATTTAATCCTAAATCTATGATCGCTTTTATCATACACTGTTGATTCGTGTTTCCAATATCATCAATGAACGACTTGTCAATCTTTATTATATCAATCGGTAGTTTTTGAAGAATGTTTAAGGATGAGTACCCTGTTCCGAAATCATCTATGGACGTTTTTACACCCATCTGCTTCAGGCTGGTCAAAATGGCCGTGCTTTCTCTAATATTTTGCATAATGCTTTCTGTAATTTCTAACTCTAAACACTGAGGATTTAAGTCTGTATCTTGTAAAACCTTCTTAACAGTGTTTAAAAATCCACTATGTTGTAATTGCCTAACCGATACATTTACAGATATACCTAACGGAGAGAATCCTTTTTCTTCCCAAATTTTATTTTGCCTACATGCTGTCCTTAGAACCCACTCCCCAATCGGAATTATTTGACCTGTTTCTTCCGCGATTGGAATAAATTCTGCCGGCGAAACCTGACCTAACTCTGGATGTTCCCAACGCAACAAAGCTTCCGTTCCAATAATTTGACTCGTATATAAATCCACCTTAGGCTGATAAGATAAAGATAATTGATTTCTTTCTATAGCCTTTAATAGCTCATTTTCTATGACCATTTTTCGAGCTACGGATTCATTTAATTCATTCGTATAAAATCTGAAACCATTCTTTCCATTTTCCTTCGCAAGATACATGGCCGCGTCCGCATGCTTTAGCAAATCTTCACTGTTAGTCCCGTGCTCAGGAAAAATACTAATTCCAATACTCGGAGTTACGGTAATTCCATAGTCATTCACTAAAAATGGCTGTTGAAAATCTGTTAGTAACGTTTCTGCCACTTTCGAACATTGCACTTCCGTTGTTTCAGGTAGGATAATGATAAATTCATCCCCGCCCAATCTAAATATAGGAGTGTCCATTGCTAAAGTCTGTTTCAATCGTGCAGCCGTTTCTACTAGTATCTTATCCCCTATATAATGGCCAAGCGTGTCATTAACCACTTTAAACCGATCCAAATCCATGAGTAAAATAGCTACCTTACTATGGTTTCTTTCCATGATTTGATCTAAATTTTCTTTGAAACTTACTCGATTAGGAAGACCAGTCAGTGAGTCATGATAAGCCAAATGTCTATATTCACGAATC is from Radiobacillus kanasensis and encodes:
- a CDS encoding EAL domain-containing protein; amino-acid sequence: MMKIGRLPISILIVSTVLFLGWSYLFRGNEWVLSLGVCVLQVIAGVLSFSWLYKAWRNVTNKQRNFWLLLSMGVLFYLFSNLIWLYFQISHRVSYFTDLSYLLWLLAYTFFLAALIYKTKELSRAVSRSSYIFNIIIFMFTVAAISIHYLIQPTIEQLGNSLLFTVTTIAYSVVSLSILFVTTILYYLTLHRREKGVMLYIIVGFSLQVIADWVFGYLSTTGSYQAGNIIDLFWLVSLLLIGFAGYYTKESNTEAKWMMKDVFERKETIFPYVSIVILMVLVQVSYQWNFNALSLGLFVIYLVVIGRQLNILSKYKKLIREYRHLAYHDSLTGLPNRVSFKENLDQIMERNHSKVAILLMDLDRFKVVNDTLGHYIGDKILVETAARLKQTLAMDTPIFRLGGDEFIIILPETTEVQCSKVAETLLTDFQQPFLVNDYGITVTPSIGISIFPEHGTNSEDLLKHADAAMYLAKENGKNGFRFYTNELNESVARKMVIENELLKAIERNQLSLSYQPKVDLYTSQIIGTEALLRWEHPELGQVSPAEFIPIAEETGQIIPIGEWVLRTACRQNKIWEEKGFSPLGISVNVSVRQLQHSGFLNTVKKVLQDTDLNPQCLELEITESIMQNIRESTAILTSLKQMGVKTSIDDFGTGYSSLNILQKLPIDIIKIDKSFIDDIGNTNQQCMIKAIIDLGLNLNLDIVAEGIEHEHQLKVLAENGCSIGQGYLFSKAVKPEEFERMLLQKIS